The Oncorhynchus masou masou isolate Uvic2021 chromosome 6, UVic_Omas_1.1, whole genome shotgun sequence genome has a window encoding:
- the LOC135541157 gene encoding V-type proton ATPase subunit S1-like protein, giving the protein MAKQDLFMYLHLFSVVFLQLSLSFDQVPAVVEKSLGGPTSQDIRVQNNGLASQSHSAAADGDSPLLVVEHPLRRVLQLYGWQLDSPHRTKRRLLQTSSTLPYSPLSVVYNGKTCILFRARKIAIRFRNSTSVDLTEKAFGPDAPVDTKGSMCSKDKATLVLRFGDVEDLRGLAIRLQMSNTFYESAGQNWFTLDSVHIHYNWTHEATFNASDVYAPSTYSYHCQHVSSLQKYDTLLVPSSITDNSANWHITFTDFQLQSFNVLSNKFASASDCATFFTPAILMGLITSLILLLVLAYALHMVVHLKHIDTYEEHKTTVYFPRSSDTAECTDATGSTATEKNSL; this is encoded by the exons ATGGCAAAACAAGACCTCTTTATGTATTTGCATTTATTTTCTGTCGTTTTTCTGCAGCTTTCTTTGTCTTTTGATCAAGTGCCTGCTGTTGTGGAGAAAAG TTTAGGTGGACCCACATCCCAAGATATCAGGGTTCAAAACA ATGGATTGGCTTCCCAGAGCCATAGTGCTGCTGCCGATGGGGACAGTCCTTTGCTTGTGGTGGAGCACCCTCTCAGAAGAGTGCTGCAG CTTTATGGGTGGCAGCTGGACTCCCCACACAGAACCAAAAGGAGGCTACTGCAGACATCGAGCACTCTTCCTTACTCTCCTCTGAGCGTGGTTTACAATGgaaaaacatgtatcctgtttagGGCCAGGAAGATTGCTATAAGGTTCAGGAACAGCACTTCAGTGGATCTCACAGAGAAGGCATTCGGCCCCGACGCCCCGGTTGACACCAAAGGCTCTATGTGCAGCAAAGATAAAGCTAC GCTTGTTCTACGATTTGGAGATGTGGAGGACTTGAGAGGACTTGCCATAAG GCTACAGATGTCCAACACATTCTATGAGTCGGCAGGGCAGAACTGGTTTACTCTGGACAGCGTACACATCCACTACAACTGGACCCACGAGGCTACGTTCAATGCCAGCGACGTGTACGCTCCTAGTACCTACTCCTACCACTGTCAACACGTCAGCAGTCTGCAGAAGTACGACACGCTGCTTGTACCAAGCTCCATCACAGACAACTCCGCAAACTGGCACATCACATTCACAGACTTCCAG TTACAATCGTTCAACGTGCTGTCCAACAAGTTTGCCTCAGCCAGCGACTGCGCTACGTTCTTCACTCCGGCAATCCTCATGGGTCTGATcacctccctcatcctcctcctggTCCTGGCCTACGCTCTGCACATGGTGGTGCACCTCAAACACATCGACACTTACGAAGAGCACAAAACTACTGTCTACTTCCCTCGCAGCTCAGACACTGCAGAATGCACCGATGCCACCGGCTCCACCGCCACTGAGAAAAACAGCTTGTAG